In the genome of Helicobacter colisuis, the window AAGAGAAAAAAATCAAATAAAAGCTCAAAAAATAGTTCAAGAAGAAAAACAATTACCAACAATTTTCAATAAAACAAAAAAAGACAAATTTGAAACTTCTTTTGGAAAACAATCTCAAAAAACTACCCAAGATTCAAGCAACAAATATGCTTTAGATGAAAAAGAGATTAAACAAAATGATGCCCAAAAAGTAAATTCTACTTCTATAAATCCTTCCAATATAGAAATACAAAAAACTCAAAATTTCATAGACAACTTATTGAAAATAGAGATTCCGCAAAAAACAAAAATTTTAAAATACGAAGAGTTTGAAAAAGAAACCAAAGAGAAAAAAACAGAAAAAATACATCAAGAAATTTACCAAAACATTTTGCAAAATCAAAATAATTTATTACTAAGCCCTAGAGAAACCTTTTTGCATTTTAGTGATAAATTAAGAGATGCATTGCAAAATTATAAACCACCTATTACTAAAATTTCTTTGGAGTTAAATCCAGAATCATTAGGTAGTGTAGAACTCACCATTACTAAAATGGGTGATAAGATTAATGTGCAAATTAGCTCTAATCAAAATGCCTTGCAACTTTTTATGCAAAATATGCAAGATTTTAAAAATCAGCTTAACAATGTTGGTTTTAGCGAAGTTACAATGGATTTTAAAGATATGAGTGGTAATAGTTTTTCGCAAAATAGTGGAGGAAATTTTAGTGATTCTAGACAACAAAACCCTAAGCAACAGCAAAAAGGGAACGAAAATGGCTTACAAATTTATCAACAAGCCGAGGAAACCAATAGGGAAATTTCTCATTTGGATTTAAGCTTTTCATATTATGCTTAAAAAGGAGCACAAAATGGCCATTTCAAGTATGAACAACTATTTAAATTATGCCTCTAGCGCAACTGCAAGAACAGCACAAACCAAAACAGGTGAAAATGATACCATACAAAACAATACAAACACTGATAATTCTACAGACAATAGCACAAATACCGACAACTCCACAGATAATAGCACAGGCAATACTAATAACGATAACAATGCTAATAACAATGGCAATGCTAATAATAATGGAAGTTCAGGTGGCAATGGTGATTCTGGTACAGGTGGTACAGGTGGAGTATTCCCCGGTGATACCCCTACTAAAGGGGAAGAGGATGATAACAATGGATTAGGCACAGAAGCTTTTATGAAATTGTTTTTAGAGCAACTTAAAAATCAAGATCCAACTGCACCAATGGAAACCCAAGAAATACTCACACAAACCGCGCAATTAACTCAAGTAGAGGCGCAAACTCAAATGAAAAATGCTATGGAGCAAATGACAAGCACAATGCAATCCATGCAAAGCACCAATGAAAAAACAATTGAAGCGCAACAAAAACTAATTGAAACGCAAGAAAAAATGCTAGAAACAATGGGTGTTTTAGCAGGAAGCATTCAAGATAGCAGTATTCTTGGTGGATACAATACTGTTGGTATGATAGGTAATATTGCCGAAACCCCTTACACTGCCCTTAATGTAGAAAAAAATGAAGCTATTAAATTTGAACTTTATTTTGATGAGCCTATTGATCCAACCAAAGGACAACCAAAGATTACAATTACCGATAAAGATAATAATGTGATTCGAGAGATTGACTTAGCACAA includes:
- the flgD gene encoding flagellar hook assembly protein FlgD, whose protein sequence is MAISSMNNYLNYASSATARTAQTKTGENDTIQNNTNTDNSTDNSTNTDNSTDNSTGNTNNDNNANNNGNANNNGSSGGNGDSGTGGTGGVFPGDTPTKGEEDDNNGLGTEAFMKLFLEQLKNQDPTAPMETQEILTQTAQLTQVEAQTQMKNAMEQMTSTMQSMQSTNEKTIEAQQKLIETQEKMLETMGVLAGSIQDSSILGGYNTVGMIGNIAETPYTALNVEKNEAIKFELYFDEPIDPTKGQPKITITDKDNNVIREIDLAQKDENGNYIYLNKEGYVEFEWDTRDSKGAYVGKGDYVVKAEYNLDPNTNQYKETQLGRGEVQSILFDSGVPYVKLGDHLTVPIIHVTSYYKKD